One region of Vigna angularis cultivar LongXiaoDou No.4 chromosome 10, ASM1680809v1, whole genome shotgun sequence genomic DNA includes:
- the LOC128194459 gene encoding uncharacterized protein LOC128194459 isoform X1 translates to MVDFENACADLGLELELEFAGFLNSLELSNEKLTGCTCLGGGCEICEEISSAICSASNYFAGAKEEIIMFKLDGNDPDEVASDQRTQVYSELSIPIEFSKVQYEFNALDLFKVEPIEPTLDYVPVMPAHTHILDSAFSIENIDMPYAVSELCTGFDIIPVDDSFTVGVHLAADLIDASEVIFEEPVQVMMETHADFEFSDGIAELNKEEAAETKATLVEAIDGVNIAKGVLNVQKQLKNLNGELQLLQQMPKQENFNAAMETIHKGAEHNGENPISSFFSLLLNSSYRSFIVVYIALSSIINSRIDNMLFFIKIKRINFDLWPI, encoded by the exons ATGGTTGATTTTGAAAATGCTTGTGCTGATTTAGGATTAGAACTTGAACTTGAGTTTGCTGGGTTCTTAAACTCTTTAGAACTGAGTAACGAAAAACTCACTGGTTGTACATGCCTTGGGGGTGGTTGTGAAATTTGTGAAGAAATCAGTTCTGCCATATGTTCTGCTTCTAACTATTTTGCAGGTGCCAAGGAAGAGATCATTATGTTCAAGCTGGATGGAAATGACCCTGATGAGGTAGCTAGTGATCAGAGAACACAGGTTTATTCTGAACTTAGCATTCCCATAGAGTTCTCTAAGGTTCAATATGAATTTAATGCTTTGGATCTGTTTAAAGTTGAACCCATAGAACCTACTCTAGATTATGTTCCTGTTATGCCTGCACACACTCATATTTTAGATTCAGCCTTTTCCATTGAAAATATTGACATGCCTTATGCTGTTTCAGAGTTATGCACTGGTTTTGACATTATTCCAGTTGATGATAGCTTCACAGTAGGTGTTCATTTAGCTGCTGATTTGATAGATGCTAGTGAGGTCATTTTTGAGGAACCAGTCCAG GTTATGATGGAGACACATGCTGACTTCGAATTCAGTGATGGCATTGCAGAATTAAACAAAGAGGAAGCTGCAGAGACAAAGGCAACCCTGGTGGAGGCAATAGATGGTGTCAATATTGCTAAAGGAGTCTTGAACGTGCAGAAGCAATTGAAAAATTTGAATGGAGAACTGCAGTTACTGCAACAAATGCCTAAGCAGGAGAACTTCAATGCAGCCATGGAGACAATACACAAAGGAGCTGAGCACAATGGAGAAAATCCAATAAGCTCTTTCTTTTCCCTTCTTTTAAATAGTAGTTACAGGTCTTTTATAGTAGTTTACATAGCTTTAAGTAGCATAATAAATAGTAGGATAGATAATAtgttgtttttcataaaaataaaacgaatTAACTTTGATTTGTGGCCAATCTGA
- the LOC128194459 gene encoding uncharacterized protein LOC128194459 isoform X2 has translation MVDFENACADLGLELELEFAGFLNSLELSNEKLTGCTCLGGGCEICEEISSAICSASNYFAGAKEEIIMFKLDGNDPDEVASDQRTQVYSELSIPIEFSKVQYEFNALDLFKVEPIEPTLDYVPVMPAHTHILDSAFSIENIDMPYAVSELCTGFDIIPVDDSFTVGVHLAADLIDASEVIFEEPVQVESDFNPSTGYDGDTC, from the exons ATGGTTGATTTTGAAAATGCTTGTGCTGATTTAGGATTAGAACTTGAACTTGAGTTTGCTGGGTTCTTAAACTCTTTAGAACTGAGTAACGAAAAACTCACTGGTTGTACATGCCTTGGGGGTGGTTGTGAAATTTGTGAAGAAATCAGTTCTGCCATATGTTCTGCTTCTAACTATTTTGCAGGTGCCAAGGAAGAGATCATTATGTTCAAGCTGGATGGAAATGACCCTGATGAGGTAGCTAGTGATCAGAGAACACAGGTTTATTCTGAACTTAGCATTCCCATAGAGTTCTCTAAGGTTCAATATGAATTTAATGCTTTGGATCTGTTTAAAGTTGAACCCATAGAACCTACTCTAGATTATGTTCCTGTTATGCCTGCACACACTCATATTTTAGATTCAGCCTTTTCCATTGAAAATATTGACATGCCTTATGCTGTTTCAGAGTTATGCACTGGTTTTGACATTATTCCAGTTGATGATAGCTTCACAGTAGGTGTTCATTTAGCTGCTGATTTGATAGATGCTAGTGAGGTCATTTTTGAGGAACCAGTCCAGGTTGAATCTGACTTTAATCCTTCTACTG GTTATGATGGAGACACATGCTGA